In Candidatus Margulisiibacteriota bacterium, the sequence AAGAATCCTAAAATGCTGTTGCTCCCCAGCACCAAATACTGGCTGATGTTTTCGCGTATCGAATCCTGCGCCTGCGCGGGCAGCAATTCCTGGAACTGCTGAAATTTATTTTGCAGCTCACCGGTCAGCATGCTGATCTGGGCGTTGATGTTTTGCGAATTTTTAAGCAATTCGAAAGTCTGCATGATCAGCGCCGGCACGACCAGCGAGATGACAAAGATCAGCGCGGCGGTCAGCAGAACTATGCTCAAGAGCGCGGCTAGCCGGCGGGAATGGATTTTGCCGTAGAGGTATTCCGTGAACGGATGCATTAGCAGATAGAGGAAAAGCGCCACCGCGCCGATCCAAAAAGTCGTCGGCGCCAGCACGCGCGCGGCCAGGCACAAAACCGCCAGCATGACCCAGTATTTATGCGCCGCGATAAACTCGAACAGCCATCGCAGCCAGGTCAGAATAGATGATCGCGGATTGTTAGCAGCCATGGTCAGCCCTCCTTTTGCAGTAGAATAGTTTGCGCTGGATAGGCCAGCTCAACATTCCTTTTGGCGAACTCTTCCTTGATCCGAAAATTGATCGCCTGCTGAATGTCCATATAACGATTGTAGTCGTTGCTTAAGACATAGTAAACCACCTCAAAGATCAGCGCCGACGCGCCGAATTCCGCAAAGTGCGCGCGGTCAAAACTGGCCTGCTGCTGCTCGCGGATAATGGTTTCCAGCAGCCGCGGAATTTCCTGGAGTTTTTCCAGCGGCATTTGCTGCGGCAGATTGAGCCGAAAAACTATGCGCCGCAGATTCATGCGTTTGTAATTGCGCACGCGCGAGCCGGTCAGGTCGGTGTTGGAAAAAACCAATTCTTCGCCGTCGAGGCTGCGCAGCCGCGTGGTCTTGACGCCGATGTTTTCCACCGTGCCGCGGAATTCACCAATGACAATGTAGTCGCCCAACTCGAACGGCCGGTCAAAAAAGATAATAAAGTAGCTGAACAGATCGCCGAGTATGGACTGTGAAGCTAGCGCGATGGCCACGCCGCCGATGCCTAAGCCCGTGACCAGCGCGGAAACGCGTATGCCCAGATTGTCCAGCAGGAGGATCAGCGTCAAAGTCCAGATCAGGATTTGCAGCAGAATTTTGATCACGGTCGCGGTCTGCTTGCTATTGAGATTATTTTTTTTGCCGAGGCCGTGCTCGACCAGCGGCGGGATAAAATTGGTCAGAAAACGAATGCCGTAATAGGCGAAAAGGATTTTGGCCGCCACATTGATGAATTTCAGCGCGACGACGGACACGAGCAGCTGCTGAAAATTGAGCCAAAAAGCCAGAAAA encodes:
- a CDS encoding mechanosensitive ion channel family protein, translating into MQEILARQFYGNTLGAYIWFAAGLALSVFFIWCCKQFILNSCEKWSQKHAVFLQDLLFENIEKNLLVPAYFLAFWLNFQQLLVSVVALKFINVAAKILFAYYGIRFLTNFIPPLVEHGLGKKNNLNSKQTATVIKILLQILIWTLTLILLLDNLGIRVSALVTGLGIGGVAIALASQSILGDLFSYFIIFFDRPFELGDYIVIGEFRGTVENIGVKTTRLRSLDGEELVFSNTDLTGSRVRNYKRMNLRRIVFRLNLPQQMPLEKLQEIPRLLETIIREQQQASFDRAHFAEFGASALIFEVVYYVLSNDYNRYMDIQQAINFRIKEEFAKRNVELAYPAQTILLQKEG